In the Vogesella sp. XCS3 genome, CAGCGCGGCAATCGGCAGGTTGATCAGGAAAATCCAGCGCCAGTGAAAATAGGTGCTGATAAAGCCACCCAGTAGCGGCCCCAGCACCGGCCCCAGCAGCGCCGGTATGGTGACGTAGCTCATGGCGCGTACCAGGTCTTGCTTGGCTGTGCTGCGCAGAATCACCAGCCGGCCTACCGGCACCATCATCGCCCCGCCCATACCCTGCACGAAGCGCGCCGCCACAAAGCCCGTCAGGCTGCTGCTGAACGCACAGAGTAGCGAGCCCAGGGCAAACACCGCGATGGCGGCGCGGAACACGCGGCGGGTGCCGTAGCGGTCTGCCATCCAGCCGCTAATGGGGATGAACACCGCCAGGCTCACCAGGTAAGACGTTAGCGCCAGCTTCAGCGCAATCGGGTCCACGCCCAGGTCTTGCGCAATGGCCGGCAGCGAGGTGGAGATCACCGTGGCGTCCAGGTTTTCCATGAACAGCGCGGTGGCGATAATCAGCGGTGTGATCAGGTGGCGTGGCAGGGCAGGCAGCATGGCAGTGGCACAACGCAGAGGCAGGCCGGCACTGTAGCAGATCGTGCCCTGCTGTGGCGCCGGCCGGGGCGGAACATTCTGTTTCTGCGGCCAACCCGGCCACGCGCGCTGTCCCGCTTACAGCATCATGCCGCCAGACACCTCGATACGCTGCGCATTCACCCAGCGGCTGCCGTCGGATAGCAAGGCGGCAATGGCGCCGCCGATATCGTCGGCCTCGCCGACGCGGCCCAGCGCGGTCTGGCTGGCCACAAACCGGTTCAGCTCCGGATTGTCGCGCACGCTGCCGTTGCCAAAATCGGTGGCAATGGCACCGGGCGCTACCGTATTGACGGCAATGCCGCGCGCACCCAGCTCTTTGGCCAGGTAGCGCGTCATCACCTCGATGCCGCCCTTCATCATGGCGTAAGCGGCAAAACCGGGCAGGGCAAAGCGGGCCAGGCCGCTGGACAGGTTGACGATGCGCCCGCCGTCGGCCAGCAGGGGCAGCAGCGCCTGGGTCAGGAAGAACGGGCCTTTCAGATGAATCTGCATCAACTGGTCGAACTGTGCTTCGCTGGTGTCGGCAAAGGCAGCATGGATGCCGATGCCGGCATTGTTCACCAGAAAATCAAACTGCGAGCGGCCGAACTGCTGTGGCAGCACCTCGGCCACGCGGGCGGCAAAGGCGGCAAAGTCCTGGCTACGGCCAACGTCCAGCGGCAGCGCCACGGCCTGTGCGCCGCTGGCGCGTACCGCCGCTAGCACTTCGTCGGCGGCGGCGCGGTTTTGCTGGTAGGTCAGGATGAGGTCGCAACCCTGGGCGGCCAGTGCCAGGGCGGTGTGTTTACCTAGGCCACGGCTGCCGCCGGTGATGAGAGCAATCTTGCGCATGTGAAGCTCCACGTGTGGTTGGGACAGCGCGGTGCTGTCATGCGTTGCAGTCTATTGTCACCATTCATCCAGATAAACGTTGCTTTATCGATTAGACTGTCCGTAATTTACGGATAGTAGGGGCGGCCATGGAGCAGCTGGATTGCATGCGGGTGTTTTTACGGGTGGCCGAGCTGGGCAGCTTTGTGCGGGCAGCAGAAAGCCTGGGCCTGCCGCGCACCACGGTGTCGGAGGCCGTACAGCGGCTGGAAGCCAAACTGGGCACGCGGCTGCTGCAGCGGACCACGCGCCGCGTGCAGCTTACCCAGGATGGTCTGCTGTACAGCGAGCGTTGCCGCGACTTACTGGCCGATTTCGACGAGCTGGGCAGCTTGTTCCAGGGTAGTGAGGCCGCGCTGGCCGGCCGGCTGCGGGTGGATATGTCCAGCGGCATTGCCCGCCACATGGTGCTGCCGCAGCTGCCAGCGTTTCTGGCGGCGCACCCTGGCATTGTGCTGGAGCTATCCAGTACCGACCGGCGGGTGGACTTGGTGCGCGAGGGTTTCGACTGCGTGGTACGCGTTGGTACCGTGGGGGACGACAGCCTGGTGTGCCGGCCACTGGGTTGCCTGCCGCAGGCCAATTGCGCCAGCCCGGCTTACCTGCAGCAGTATGGTTGGCCGCAGCAGCTTGCCGATCTGGCCAGCCATAGGCTGGTGCATTACGTAGCGCAGCTGGGCAGCCGTCCGGCGGGCTTCGAATACCGCGATGCCGCTGGCCAGCGTTGCCTGCAGCCGGTGGTGGGGCAGTTGCACGTGAATAGTGCCGACGCTTACCTGGCGGCCTGCCTGGCCGGCATGGGCATCATCCAGGTGCCGCGTTCGGCAGTGGCGGGTCTGCTGGCCAACGGCAGCTTGTGCGAGGTGCTGCCGCAGTGGCAGGCGCCACCCATGGCGGTGAACCTGTTGTACCCCACACGCCGCCATCAGCCGCCACGGGTGCAGCGCTTCATGCAATGGCTGGATGGTGTCATCCGGCCGCAGCTGGTGCCGCTAGACGGCAGTGCCTGAGAGCACGGCACACAGCAAAACGCCCTGCGGGCATGGGCCGGCAGGGCGTGGCTGGGAGGCTTGGCTGCGCTTACAGCGCTTCCAGCGCCAGCAGCTCTTCCACCGTCTGGCGGCGGCGGATCAGGCGGTCGCTGTCGCCGTCTACCAGCACTTCGGCGATCAGCGGGCGGCTGTTGTAGTTGCTGGACATCGACGCGCCGTAGGCGCCGGTATCGTGGAAGACCAGCAAGTCGCCTACGTTGGCCGCCGGCAGGCTGCGCGGCAGTACCACGCCGCCGTCGCCCTGGGTGAATACGTCGCCTGATTCACACAGCGGGCCGGCTACCACGCTGGGTTTTTCCTCACGCAGCACGCCGTCTTGCGGTACCACGGTGATGTGGTGGTAGCTGCCGTACATCGACGGGCGCATCAGTTCGTTGAAGCCGGCGTCCACCAGCACGAAGTGGTTGCGGCCAACGTCCTTTGTGGCGCGTACTTCGGCCAGCAGGTTGCCCGATTCGGCCACCAGGTAACGGCCCGGCTCGATTTCCAGCGCCA is a window encoding:
- a CDS encoding SDR family NAD(P)-dependent oxidoreductase, producing MRKIALITGGSRGLGKHTALALAAQGCDLILTYQQNRAAADEVLAAVRASGAQAVALPLDVGRSQDFAAFAARVAEVLPQQFGRSQFDFLVNNAGIGIHAAFADTSEAQFDQLMQIHLKGPFFLTQALLPLLADGGRIVNLSSGLARFALPGFAAYAMMKGGIEVMTRYLAKELGARGIAVNTVAPGAIATDFGNGSVRDNPELNRFVASQTALGRVGEADDIGGAIAALLSDGSRWVNAQRIEVSGGMML
- a CDS encoding LysR family transcriptional regulator is translated as MEQLDCMRVFLRVAELGSFVRAAESLGLPRTTVSEAVQRLEAKLGTRLLQRTTRRVQLTQDGLLYSERCRDLLADFDELGSLFQGSEAALAGRLRVDMSSGIARHMVLPQLPAFLAAHPGIVLELSSTDRRVDLVREGFDCVVRVGTVGDDSLVCRPLGCLPQANCASPAYLQQYGWPQQLADLASHRLVHYVAQLGSRPAGFEYRDAAGQRCLQPVVGQLHVNSADAYLAACLAGMGIIQVPRSAVAGLLANGSLCEVLPQWQAPPMAVNLLYPTRRHQPPRVQRFMQWLDGVIRPQLVPLDGSA